The following are from one region of the Phormidium sp. PBR-2020 genome:
- a CDS encoding transposase, whose product MKIAYQYKLLPTYEQRCRMDKWLDMLRCQYNYLLADRFDWWEMNRCSVNACPLVCSIAEPREQPEYYGQKRSLVRLKQEREWYSDIHADVLQDMVKRVDLALARFIKGDKNGKRSGKPRFKGKGRYRTFAYQRVKPDCLQGNKVTLPKLGEMKFIQHRRVPDGFAIKRALVTQKADGWYVTLTLEDKSVPDLPVIETQPTETNSIGVDAGLEYFVACSDGTMKQPPKFYRQAEEKLAKLQAKRDVSAKGSKSRRKLNERIAKLHQRIARQRKQWHFETAQELIDKADVIFVENLNVSNLTRRNQPKRGKDGTFLPNGQAAKSGLNKSFADAGIAGFLNDILPYKAAKAGRLVVKVNPAGTSQHCAICLNRVPKELSDRWHECPHCGASMPRDVNSGVLIKKVGLGVRLTIKRESRNGRRSPRCNAKRSA is encoded by the coding sequence ATGAAAATCGCCTACCAGTACAAGTTATTGCCCACATACGAGCAACGATGCCGCATGGATAAGTGGCTTGATATGTTGCGCTGCCAGTACAACTATCTGCTGGCAGATCGTTTTGACTGGTGGGAGATGAATCGTTGCTCTGTGAATGCTTGCCCGTTGGTGTGCAGTATCGCTGAGCCGAGGGAGCAGCCCGAATACTATGGGCAAAAACGTTCCTTAGTTCGGCTTAAGCAAGAGCGAGAATGGTATAGCGATATTCACGCCGATGTCTTGCAGGACATGGTAAAGCGGGTTGACCTCGCATTGGCTCGATTTATTAAGGGCGATAAGAACGGAAAACGCAGTGGTAAACCCAGGTTCAAGGGAAAGGGCCGCTATCGCACGTTTGCCTACCAGCGGGTTAAGCCGGATTGCCTTCAAGGGAATAAGGTCACTTTGCCCAAACTGGGTGAAATGAAGTTTATCCAGCATCGTCGTGTCCCTGACGGGTTTGCCATTAAGCGGGCGTTGGTCACCCAGAAAGCCGACGGCTGGTACGTCACGTTAACCCTTGAAGACAAGAGTGTTCCCGACTTGCCAGTTATTGAGACACAGCCCACCGAAACCAATAGCATTGGCGTGGATGCAGGGCTGGAATACTTCGTCGCTTGCTCAGATGGAACCATGAAGCAACCCCCCAAGTTCTATCGACAGGCCGAAGAAAAGTTAGCCAAGCTCCAGGCCAAGCGAGATGTCAGCGCCAAGGGTTCTAAATCACGCCGCAAGCTGAATGAGCGTATCGCCAAGCTGCATCAACGCATTGCGAGGCAGCGCAAGCAGTGGCATTTTGAAACGGCTCAAGAGTTAATCGACAAGGCAGATGTCATCTTTGTCGAGAATTTGAACGTTTCTAATCTGACTCGACGTAACCAGCCGAAACGGGGGAAAGACGGGACGTTTCTCCCTAACGGGCAGGCGGCCAAGTCGGGCTTGAATAAAAGTTTTGCTGATGCTGGGATAGCAGGGTTCCTCAACGACATCCTTCCGTACAAAGCTGCAAAAGCTGGGCGGTTGGTCGTGAAGGTCAACCCCGCTGGTACCTCCCAACATTGCGCAATTTGCCTGAACCGAGTTCCCAAAGAGTTGTCTGACCGCTGGCATGAATGCCCTCATTGCGGGGCTTCTATGCCGCGAGACGTGAACTCTGGAGTACTCATCAAAAAAGTGGGGTTGGGCGTTCGCCTCACTATAAAACGCGAATCCCGTAACGGGAGGAGAAGCCCTCGCTGTAACGCGAAGCGGTCAGCGTAG
- a CDS encoding helix-turn-helix domain-containing protein, with translation MKQPRGIGIRERQLIRAYCHCRWRMSPQAFYGKWSVTQEELAEICRRSPSTVRRWFKRGRYHRPATDNDLLHLALLDFLLEEFETLPPSVRDRICPDLSRSQ, from the coding sequence GTGAAACAACCGAGAGGAATTGGCATCAGGGAACGTCAGTTGATTCGCGCCTACTGTCATTGTCGTTGGCGTATGAGTCCCCAGGCGTTCTATGGGAAGTGGTCCGTGACTCAGGAGGAATTGGCTGAAATTTGTCGGCGTTCTCCATCGACGGTTCGCCGTTGGTTTAAGCGGGGACGGTATCATCGTCCCGCGACGGACAATGATTTGTTGCATTTGGCGTTGCTGGATTTTTTGCTGGAGGAGTTCGAGACCTTACCGCCGTCGGTGCGCGATCGCATTTGCCCGGATTTGTCGAGGTCACAGTGA
- a CDS encoding type III-B CRISPR module RAMP protein Cmr4, with protein MYQKAYGIIETLSPLHVGATAGQESGNLNLIFRDPFTQTGIIPGSSLRGRFRAEMRFRDGQDENHWYGHEADSGVTDSTTESLVKFEYASIVWLPVFCPGQPVVWVSCPRLLQRYKRITGMDEKLPNLYTASDSLKAPQIDGQSKLFFNFGFLKLAGKENLQSWFPDKQERPAVIVADNEIGMVHDMALYRQSRVKLCDDEKKVEGGQFFNTEALPESTIMVFPVALRRAEELRDWPPFGDKAINEDEMYFGGLESIGFGHCAVTLHRQLS; from the coding sequence ATGTATCAAAAAGCTTACGGAATCATCGAAACCCTATCTCCCCTCCATGTTGGCGCCACCGCCGGCCAGGAAAGCGGTAACCTTAACCTAATTTTCCGCGACCCCTTTACCCAAACCGGGATTATCCCCGGAAGTTCTCTACGGGGGCGATTTCGGGCAGAAATGCGGTTTCGGGACGGCCAAGACGAAAATCACTGGTATGGACATGAAGCTGATAGCGGCGTCACGGACAGTACCACCGAGTCTCTGGTGAAGTTTGAATATGCTTCGATTGTCTGGCTTCCGGTGTTTTGTCCCGGTCAACCGGTGGTTTGGGTCAGTTGTCCGCGCCTGTTGCAACGCTATAAACGCATTACGGGAATGGATGAGAAATTACCCAACCTCTACACCGCCTCTGACAGTCTCAAAGCGCCTCAGATTGATGGTCAATCCAAGCTGTTTTTCAACTTTGGCTTTCTCAAACTGGCTGGAAAAGAGAATTTACAGAGTTGGTTTCCTGATAAGCAAGAACGTCCAGCGGTCATCGTGGCCGACAATGAAATCGGGATGGTTCACGATATGGCCCTTTATCGTCAGAGTCGGGTCAAACTCTGTGATGATGAGAAAAAGGTTGAGGGAGGTCAGTTTTTTAACACGGAAGCGTTACCCGAAAGCACGATTATGGTTTTTCCTGTGGCCTTACGTCGCGCGGAGGAATTGCGAGACTGGCCGCCGTTTGGGGACAAGGCTATCAATGAGGATGAGATGTATTTTGGTGGCTTGGAGTCGATTGGCTTCGGTCACTGTGCAGTCACACTTCATCGCCAGTTGTCCTAA
- a CDS encoding CRISPR-associated protein Cmr2, translating into MSGYTATTFAPVQGFIEKSRKLRDLYGASLILSYLSRQITNAVETQNTGQSMSVICPGDPNSTKGLPNRILIQGRLSEDTIRQALFNGWSHLLRECRGWVEGKLSNHDYHWDRQWTLWQNHSWEVFCGWGESIPEAMYDLERRKLGRDWSAVNWIGESSSLSGTDAIAWNELGSSYRNPKELRYSQEKEKIDRFYQQLAAVLEGKGIDDIPEGKFLDPSERVSIPELVKRLVTHPQIARRISDNFPQLDRNFSDVIRRPNPETQTPGRWTGWFMGDGDKVGDHLKQLGDGDNADRTLKEFSEAMRNWGKQFEQDFPRDLGRVIYAGGDDFLGVVYDSTPDLTGEALQDSTQRLKVNSWNWLQQLPAKWQDHGQDINLSVGFVWAGHSVPQRDILQHCREAERRSKNWGRDRLTLRVVFNSGQFVQWTCPWHYLSILDCYCDRDGGQNWGHLYNDMAQLKARHALEIISISEELDDASFADVDASIAMAIANIYFQPNREPFTQIEPGTLGNHLFRELFESNSSEYRDRHHLHQAFINWFDELVSLGWYLKH; encoded by the coding sequence ATGTCTGGATATACGGCTACGACCTTCGCCCCCGTTCAGGGATTCATCGAAAAATCCCGCAAACTGCGTGACCTCTACGGTGCGTCTTTGATTCTCTCCTACCTCAGCCGACAAATTACCAACGCCGTGGAAACCCAAAACACCGGCCAGTCGATGTCGGTGATTTGTCCAGGAGACCCCAACAGCACAAAAGGACTTCCCAACCGGATTTTAATTCAAGGGAGATTGTCCGAAGACACGATTCGCCAGGCCCTATTCAACGGCTGGAGTCATCTTCTGAGGGAATGTCGAGGCTGGGTTGAGGGGAAACTTTCTAATCATGACTATCACTGGGATCGCCAGTGGACTCTTTGGCAAAACCACAGTTGGGAAGTGTTCTGTGGTTGGGGTGAGAGTATTCCTGAGGCCATGTATGACCTGGAACGGCGGAAATTGGGGCGAGATTGGAGTGCGGTGAATTGGATTGGTGAAAGTTCGAGTTTATCGGGAACGGATGCGATCGCCTGGAATGAACTCGGTTCAAGTTACCGCAATCCCAAAGAGTTACGCTACAGTCAGGAAAAAGAAAAAATCGATCGCTTCTATCAGCAACTTGCAGCGGTTCTGGAAGGAAAAGGAATCGACGACATCCCCGAGGGAAAATTCCTCGATCCCTCAGAACGGGTTAGCATTCCCGAATTAGTGAAACGCTTAGTCACCCACCCGCAAATTGCCCGTCGTATCAGTGATAATTTCCCTCAACTCGATCGCAATTTTTCTGATGTTATCCGCCGTCCCAATCCCGAAACCCAAACCCCTGGACGCTGGACCGGTTGGTTTATGGGGGATGGCGATAAGGTGGGCGACCATCTCAAGCAATTGGGAGATGGCGATAATGCCGATCGCACTTTAAAGGAATTTAGCGAGGCGATGCGGAATTGGGGCAAACAATTCGAGCAAGATTTCCCGAGAGACCTCGGTCGCGTCATCTATGCAGGCGGTGACGACTTCCTGGGGGTGGTGTACGACAGTACCCCGGATTTAACGGGAGAGGCGTTACAAGACTCGACACAACGCTTGAAGGTCAATTCCTGGAACTGGCTGCAACAACTTCCGGCAAAATGGCAAGACCATGGTCAAGATATTAACCTCAGTGTTGGCTTTGTCTGGGCGGGTCACAGTGTTCCCCAACGAGATATTTTACAACATTGCCGTGAGGCGGAACGGCGATCGAAAAACTGGGGACGCGATCGCCTCACCCTACGCGTGGTCTTCAACAGCGGTCAGTTTGTGCAATGGACTTGTCCTTGGCACTATCTCTCGATTCTGGACTGCTATTGCGATCGCGATGGCGGTCAAAACTGGGGACATCTATATAACGACATGGCGCAACTGAAAGCGCGACACGCTCTGGAGATTATTTCCATTTCCGAGGAGTTGGACGATGCGTCATTTGCCGATGTTGATGCCTCAATTGCCATGGCGATCGCCAACATTTACTTTCAACCCAATCGAGAACCCTTTACCCAGATAGAACCAGGAACATTAGGCAATCACCTATTTCGAGAACTCTTTGAATCCAACTCATCTGAGTACCGCGATCGTCATCACTTGCACCAAGCCTTCATCAACTGGTTTGACGAACTGGTTTCCCTAGGTTGGTATCTCAAACATTAA
- a CDS encoding type II toxin-antitoxin system death-on-curing family toxin has product MPTPDVSPQFIEKPVVLAIHHRQIEKFGGRHGLRDEGLLDSALAQPKASFAGNLLHPTIAAQAAAYLFHIIMNHPFVDGNKRTSFAVMDTFIQLNGHALELTNEQSYKLVMLIAEGKFSKARVITQLENSIIVHRDRGVG; this is encoded by the coding sequence TTGCCAACTCCTGATGTCAGTCCACAATTTATAGAAAAACCTGTAGTCTTAGCAATCCACCATCGTCAAATTGAAAAATTTGGTGGTCGTCATGGTTTACGCGATGAAGGATTACTCGATTCAGCATTAGCACAGCCTAAAGCCAGCTTTGCTGGAAACTTACTTCATCCTACAATTGCAGCACAAGCTGCTGCCTATCTTTTCCATATCATCATGAACCATCCATTTGTTGATGGCAACAAACGAACGTCTTTTGCCGTTATGGATACATTCATACAACTCAACGGGCATGCTTTAGAACTTACCAACGAGCAATCTTACAAATTGGTCATGTTAATTGCTGAAGGAAAGTTCAGCAAGGCTCGCGTTATCACTCAATTGGAAAACTCTATCATTGTACATCGCGATCGAGGCGTTGGATAA
- a CDS encoding DUF2281 domain-containing protein produces the protein MTVKEKLLEKIEQLSEAELAKVLEFVSVHLESQSSSRKIILKTASGSRGVDIKTDAAWQAYLKSEQEREEVYRRLANS, from the coding sequence ATGACCGTCAAAGAAAAATTACTTGAGAAAATCGAGCAGTTATCCGAAGCTGAGTTAGCTAAAGTCCTAGAGTTCGTGAGTGTCCACCTCGAATCCCAGTCTAGTTCACGTAAGATTATTCTTAAAACTGCGTCCGGTTCCCGTGGGGTTGACATTAAAACTGATGCGGCATGGCAAGCTTATTTAAAATCCGAACAAGAACGAGAAGAGGTTTATCGTCGTCTTGCCAACTCCTGA
- a CDS encoding CRISPR-associated endonuclease Cas1, giving the protein MTTLYLTRPQTTLTADRTTFTLHYHHLITGRYPISQIQQIICFEGTHLDRRSQREIQRQQIPLLQLDRTGAICGRWNPAITPLNRHASPSSHLDLAQWLAQYHLKEAIDLLSNLQGTPALAATRRVLALLHDSLNDAETLDLVRGYYATATAYYDRALRESLIAYLLQLNGSRPLMSLSQLLRVSESLLHHHLQLALSRAYLDLNLGYLHSPTDCDAPLVCDAVAVLRPAFVDGFVWRWLHRCGGGSRTWLGFCSAWDCQPLLGDRLEELVHSLSRWSDRTT; this is encoded by the coding sequence ATGACGACCTTATATTTAACCCGACCTCAAACAACACTGACGGCCGATCGCACTACCTTTACGCTTCACTATCACCATCTCATCACAGGCCGTTATCCCATTTCCCAAATTCAACAGATTATCTGCTTTGAAGGAACCCACCTCGATCGCCGTAGCCAACGGGAAATCCAACGCCAACAGATTCCCCTGCTGCAACTCGATCGCACGGGAGCCATCTGTGGCCGTTGGAATCCCGCAATCACCCCCCTCAACCGTCACGCCTCCCCCAGCAGCCACCTCGACCTGGCCCAATGGCTGGCACAATATCATCTCAAAGAGGCGATCGACCTGCTGAGCAACCTCCAGGGAACACCCGCCCTGGCCGCCACTCGTCGGGTGTTGGCCCTCCTCCACGACAGTCTCAACGACGCTGAAACCTTGGACCTGGTGCGGGGATACTACGCCACCGCCACCGCCTACTACGATCGCGCCTTGCGAGAATCCCTCATCGCCTATCTCTTACAACTCAACGGTTCCCGCCCCCTGATGTCCCTCAGCCAACTGCTGCGCGTCAGCGAGTCTCTCCTCCACCACCATCTCCAACTGGCCCTCAGCCGCGCCTACCTTGACCTCAACCTCGGCTACCTGCACAGTCCCACAGACTGCGACGCTCCCCTCGTCTGTGATGCTGTGGCGGTGTTGCGTCCGGCGTTTGTCGATGGCTTTGTCTGGCGTTGGCTGCACCGTTGCGGCGGTGGTTCGCGAACTTGGCTGGGGTTCTGTAGCGCCTGGGACTGTCAACCGCTGCTGGGCGATCGCCTTGAGGAGTTGGTTCACAGCCTGAGTCGTTGGAGCGATCGCACCACCTAA
- a CDS encoding CRISPR-associated protein yields MFPYLITIRPLGILYASAGGFLSPENLVGRAQAKFPPDAYTLSGLIFSANKSQNFASQEDLSQNLFVAGPFWAKLDEFEASQEFYVPIPSTKMIGNDDVNTWELHDDGWRQSNPDSEMTPAFKWQKLSAWNQDSDTLLHQKAVAKEPWKYLSMLHPRLKPDERCVREQDGLFLENAVQLDDNACLVYLSTVPLEAGWYRFGGENHLVEIESHPLQETHPLVSLLQQPITRSFALLTPAVWGSNRISYRYPQHPDFPQPRWLLMAKAIPFRFRAGGRQKADGSRDTGRLGRGRYAVKPGSVYVLDDSLNQTWWESPEAWYPKEGYSLKQVGCGLCLPLDIAGL; encoded by the coding sequence ATGTTTCCCTATCTCATCACCATTCGACCCCTTGGCATTCTCTACGCCAGTGCTGGTGGCTTCCTCTCCCCAGAAAACCTGGTTGGACGCGCTCAAGCCAAATTTCCTCCTGACGCTTACACCCTCTCAGGACTGATATTTAGTGCCAACAAATCCCAAAACTTTGCCAGTCAAGAAGACTTGAGTCAAAACCTCTTTGTCGCCGGGCCATTTTGGGCAAAACTGGATGAATTTGAAGCCTCTCAAGAGTTTTATGTCCCAATCCCCTCCACAAAGATGATTGGCAACGACGACGTTAACACCTGGGAACTGCACGACGATGGCTGGCGACAGTCCAACCCCGACTCCGAGATGACACCAGCATTTAAATGGCAAAAACTATCAGCCTGGAACCAAGATAGCGACACCCTTTTACACCAAAAAGCCGTCGCCAAAGAACCATGGAAATACCTCTCGATGCTGCATCCTCGACTCAAACCCGACGAACGTTGCGTTCGCGAACAAGATGGTCTATTTCTCGAAAACGCCGTCCAACTTGACGATAACGCTTGTCTTGTTTACCTCTCGACTGTTCCCCTAGAAGCAGGCTGGTATCGCTTCGGCGGTGAAAATCATCTCGTCGAAATCGAATCCCACCCATTGCAAGAAACTCATCCCCTTGTTTCATTATTACAACAACCCATCACTCGTAGTTTTGCCCTCTTGACCCCAGCAGTTTGGGGGTCGAATCGCATCTCTTACCGCTACCCCCAACACCCCGACTTTCCCCAACCCCGCTGGTTACTCATGGCCAAAGCCATCCCCTTTCGTTTTCGCGCCGGCGGACGTCAGAAAGCGGACGGAAGCCGGGACACGGGACGGCTGGGACGGGGACGTTACGCCGTCAAACCCGGTAGCGTTTACGTCCTCGACGACTCCCTCAACCAGACCTGGTGGGAGAGTCCCGAAGCCTGGTATCCCAAGGAAGGCTATAGTCTCAAGCAGGTTGGCTGTGGATTGTGTCTTCCCCTCGATATCGCCGGATTATAA
- a CDS encoding type II toxin-antitoxin system HigB family toxin, translating into MHVITRKRLNEFAAKYPDTEKALARWYKIVKAGNFKSFVELRNQFPSADQVNNLTVFNIGGNKVRLIAAIHYNRQKLYIRAVLTHTEYDLGKWRE; encoded by the coding sequence ATGCACGTCATCACACGCAAACGCCTTAATGAATTTGCAGCTAAGTACCCAGACACAGAAAAAGCATTAGCCCGTTGGTATAAAATAGTGAAAGCAGGAAACTTTAAATCTTTTGTTGAACTTCGCAATCAGTTTCCCAGTGCAGATCAAGTCAATAATCTCACGGTTTTTAATATTGGTGGCAACAAAGTGAGGCTCATAGCGGCAATTCATTATAATCGGCAAAAGCTTTACATTCGGGCAGTTCTGACCCATACAGAGTATGATTTAGGAAAATGGAGAGAATAA